A genome region from Flavobacterium sp. includes the following:
- a CDS encoding pyruvate dehydrogenase complex E1 component subunit beta, producing MRTIQFREAICEAMSEEMRRDESIYLMGEEVAEYNGAYKASKGMLAEFGEKRVIDTPIAELGFSGIAVGSAMNGNRPIVEYMTFNFCLVGIDQIINNAAKMRQMTGGQFNVPIVFRGPTASAGQLGATHSQALENWFANTPGLKVVVPSTPYDAKGLLKSAIRDNDPVIFMESEQMYGDKGEVPDGEYTIPLGVADVKREGTDVTIVSFGKIIKEAFIAADELAKEGISCEIIDLRTVRPMDKDAILKSVKKTNRLVILEEAWPVASLSSEITYIVQEQAFDFLDAPIQRITTADTPAPYSPVLLKDWLPNAGDVVKAVKKVLYK from the coding sequence ATGAGAACAATACAATTTAGAGAGGCCATTTGTGAAGCGATGAGCGAAGAAATGCGTCGCGATGAATCCATATATTTAATGGGAGAAGAGGTTGCAGAATACAACGGAGCTTATAAAGCTTCAAAAGGAATGCTTGCTGAGTTTGGTGAAAAAAGAGTAATCGATACTCCAATTGCTGAGCTTGGTTTTTCAGGAATTGCAGTAGGTTCTGCAATGAACGGAAACCGTCCTATTGTAGAATATATGACATTCAACTTCTGTTTAGTTGGTATTGATCAAATCATAAATAACGCTGCTAAAATGCGTCAAATGACAGGAGGACAATTTAATGTGCCTATCGTTTTCCGCGGACCAACTGCTTCTGCTGGTCAATTAGGAGCTACTCACTCTCAGGCTTTAGAAAACTGGTTTGCAAATACTCCAGGTCTTAAAGTTGTTGTACCTTCAACTCCTTACGATGCAAAAGGTTTATTAAAATCAGCGATTCGTGATAATGACCCTGTTATTTTCATGGAATCTGAGCAAATGTACGGAGACAAAGGCGAAGTGCCAGACGGAGAGTACACAATTCCTCTAGGTGTTGCTGATGTTAAACGTGAAGGAACTGATGTAACAATCGTTTCATTCGGAAAAATCATTAAAGAAGCTTTTATCGCTGCTGATGAATTAGCTAAAGAAGGAATTTCTTGTGAGATTATCGACTTAAGAACAGTTCGTCCAATGGATAAAGATGCAATTCTTAAATCGGTTAAAAAAACTAATCGTTTAGTAATTCTTGAAGAAGCTTGGCCGGTTGCCAGCCTTTCTTCTGAAATCACTTACATTGTTCAAGAGCAGGCATTTGATTTCCTTGATGCACCAATTCAACGTATTACAACTGCAGATACTCCTGCACCTTACTCTCCGGTTTTATTAAAAGACTGGCTGCCAAACGCTGGTGATGTAGTAAAAGCAGTTAAAAAAGTGTTATACAAGTAA
- a CDS encoding DUF5686 family protein: MKRIILLSLFFVFAFAAIATAQTKVSGVVLDKSNQPIPFANVVFKGSNTGIVSNEDGRFYLESPNTYTALLVSSAGFSDKEVPLEKAVNYDFKIVLSEPQALNEVVIYTGKTSKKNNPAIDILRKIWERKRKNGLYQFNQYQMQKYEKVEFDMNTIDSAFMKNKLFKGMEFVFNHVDTSDVTGKTYLPIFINESVYDVYGDNKLKKVKENLTGNKMSGFNGNQQILAFVKDLYSDYNIYDNHLKFFDKSFTSPLSRTGIDVYNYVLKDSAFIDKKWCFNIVFYPRRKNELTFKGDFWVNDTTFAIKKINMGVTKSANINWVKDIYIEQEFEVENDSVFLLTRDYMMSDFALNKKEKSKGVYGKRTTLFRNHKFNIQKPEKFYKEEVNFIDNAVYERPPEFWEENRFEKLNKDEAGIYKMLDTLQTVKRFKQIYNLVSILGSGYVEFKNFDYGPIFSTFGYNEVEGLRLRVGGRTYFGPNDPWRIQAYTAYGFDDNKFKYGVSGKWMVDKKKRVIISGGNRRDIEQIGASLTTTNDILGRSFASSALFTTGSNGKLTNINLSNISVEMEPKKNFVVQAGLSYRTLESASKTFSLDYYTTLPTAADPMGVVKSDVKQSEANIQFEYMPNRKTIGYGVERDLVDSPFSHFFVNFSYGLKGVFDSDFAYEKIQVFYKQPIIIGPLGRSNIILETGKTFGTIPLGLMSVIPGNQTYFTIENTFSNLNFYEFVTDQYTTLQWNHDFGGRLFARVPFMRKLNWREFIGVKAVHGTISDANRAINASGLPYNAPENVYWEYNAGIGNIFKVFRLDFSWRGSYLNMPDANKFAIKGSFGFYF; this comes from the coding sequence ATGAAAAGAATAATTTTACTCAGCCTGTTTTTTGTATTCGCATTTGCGGCTATTGCTACTGCACAAACTAAGGTGAGTGGAGTTGTTTTGGACAAGTCTAATCAACCTATACCTTTTGCAAATGTTGTTTTTAAAGGTTCAAACACCGGAATCGTTTCTAATGAAGACGGTCGTTTCTATCTTGAATCTCCAAATACTTATACAGCATTATTAGTAAGTTCTGCAGGATTTTCAGATAAAGAAGTTCCTTTGGAAAAAGCAGTAAATTATGATTTTAAAATTGTTTTAAGCGAACCTCAGGCCTTAAACGAAGTTGTAATTTATACTGGAAAAACATCCAAAAAGAACAATCCTGCGATTGATATTTTGAGAAAAATATGGGAAAGAAAACGTAAAAACGGACTTTACCAATTTAATCAATATCAAATGCAGAAGTATGAAAAAGTTGAGTTTGACATGAATACAATTGATAGTGCTTTCATGAAAAACAAACTTTTTAAAGGAATGGAGTTTGTCTTTAATCATGTTGATACTTCAGATGTTACCGGAAAAACCTATCTGCCAATTTTCATCAACGAATCTGTTTATGATGTTTATGGAGATAATAAATTAAAAAAGGTAAAAGAAAATCTAACAGGAAATAAAATGTCTGGTTTCAACGGAAATCAGCAGATTTTAGCTTTCGTAAAAGATCTTTATTCAGATTATAATATTTACGATAATCACCTTAAATTTTTTGATAAAAGCTTTACAAGTCCGCTTTCAAGAACCGGAATTGACGTTTACAATTATGTTTTAAAAGACAGTGCTTTTATAGATAAAAAATGGTGTTTTAATATTGTTTTTTATCCGAGGCGTAAAAACGAATTGACTTTTAAAGGAGATTTCTGGGTAAACGACACCACTTTTGCAATCAAAAAAATTAATATGGGCGTAACTAAAAGTGCCAATATTAACTGGGTAAAAGATATTTATATTGAACAGGAATTTGAAGTAGAAAACGATTCTGTTTTCCTTTTGACACGTGATTATATGATGTCTGATTTTGCTTTGAACAAAAAAGAAAAATCAAAAGGAGTTTACGGAAAACGAACGACTTTATTCAGAAACCATAAATTCAACATCCAAAAACCGGAAAAATTCTATAAAGAAGAAGTCAATTTCATAGACAATGCGGTCTATGAACGACCGCCGGAATTTTGGGAAGAAAATCGTTTTGAAAAATTAAATAAAGATGAAGCTGGTATTTATAAAATGCTCGATACGCTTCAAACCGTCAAGCGATTTAAGCAGATTTATAATCTCGTCTCTATTTTAGGAAGTGGTTATGTCGAATTTAAAAATTTCGATTATGGACCAATTTTCTCCACATTTGGATATAATGAAGTTGAAGGTTTAAGACTTCGAGTTGGAGGCCGAACTTATTTTGGACCAAATGACCCGTGGCGTATACAAGCCTATACAGCTTACGGATTTGATGATAATAAATTCAAATACGGCGTTTCAGGAAAATGGATGGTCGATAAGAAAAAACGTGTCATTATTTCCGGAGGAAACAGGCGTGATATTGAACAAATTGGAGCCAGTTTAACTACGACGAATGATATTTTAGGACGAAGTTTCGCTTCTTCTGCTTTGTTTACAACGGGAAGTAACGGAAAACTGACCAATATCAATTTAAGTAACATTTCAGTCGAAATGGAGCCTAAAAAGAATTTTGTTGTTCAGGCAGGGCTTTCTTATCGAACATTAGAATCGGCATCGAAAACATTTAGTTTAGATTATTACACCACTTTACCCACTGCCGCAGATCCGATGGGAGTTGTGAAAAGTGATGTAAAACAATCAGAAGCCAATATTCAGTTTGAATATATGCCAAACCGTAAAACTATTGGTTACGGAGTTGAACGTGATTTAGTTGACAGTCCGTTTAGTCATTTCTTTGTTAATTTTAGTTATGGTTTAAAAGGTGTTTTTGACAGCGATTTTGCATACGAAAAAATTCAGGTTTTTTACAAACAGCCAATTATTATTGGACCCTTGGGAAGATCAAATATTATTTTAGAAACAGGAAAAACATTCGGTACAATTCCGTTAGGATTAATGAGTGTGATTCCGGGTAACCAGACTTATTTTACGATTGAAAATACATTCAGTAACCTGAACTTCTACGAATTCGTAACCGATCAATATACTACGTTGCAATGGAATCATGATTTTGGGGGAAGATTGTTTGCCAGAGTTCCATTTATGAGAAAACTGAACTGGAGAGAATTTATAGGTGTTAAAGCTGTACACGGAACTATTTCTGATGCTAACCGCGCCATTAATGCTTCTGGACTGCCATATAACGCACCGGAAAACGTATATTGGGAATATAATGCAGGAATTGGAAATATCTTCAAAGTTTTCAGACTTGATTTTTCCTGGAGAGGCAGTTATTTGAATATGCCTGATGCTAATAAATTTGCTATAAAAGGATCTTTCGGATTCTATTTCTAG
- the dapF gene encoding diaminopimelate epimerase, whose protein sequence is MNKNFFVKTHGLGNEYIVLDSKNISFELTDKAIKRICNVNFGIGSDGILLLVDSNRADIGLQIFNPDGSEAEKSGNGLRIFCKYVFDYGIIDKKEFTVETKGGIVKATIEEVVNNKAKIVTVDMGQAIFQSELIPTKFKTPEVDNAAIEANGKTFEVNCVSVGNPHCVILKEDLSIDEIKQFGPYLENHEMFPNRINVQFAKVINRNEVEVLIWERGAGFTLASGSSSCAVASVMKKKDLVDENITIKMQGGTLKINVDSNFNIRMTGEVREICSGTLNDELIEDLDL, encoded by the coding sequence ATGAACAAGAATTTCTTTGTAAAAACTCATGGTCTGGGAAATGAATATATAGTACTGGATAGTAAAAATATTTCATTTGAACTAACTGATAAGGCGATAAAAAGAATATGCAATGTCAATTTCGGAATTGGTTCAGATGGTATTCTTTTGCTTGTTGATTCAAATCGTGCTGATATAGGTTTACAAATATTTAATCCAGATGGTTCTGAAGCTGAGAAAAGCGGGAACGGATTGCGTATATTCTGCAAGTATGTTTTTGATTATGGAATAATTGATAAAAAAGAATTTACGGTTGAAACTAAAGGCGGAATCGTTAAAGCTACAATCGAAGAAGTTGTCAATAATAAAGCAAAAATTGTAACTGTTGATATGGGACAGGCAATTTTTCAATCAGAATTAATACCTACAAAATTTAAAACTCCGGAAGTCGACAACGCTGCAATTGAAGCAAATGGTAAAACTTTTGAAGTGAACTGTGTTTCTGTTGGAAACCCGCATTGTGTTATTCTTAAAGAAGATTTAAGTATTGATGAGATCAAACAATTTGGCCCTTATTTAGAAAACCACGAAATGTTTCCAAATCGAATCAATGTTCAGTTTGCCAAAGTCATTAACCGAAACGAAGTTGAAGTACTAATTTGGGAAAGAGGAGCAGGATTTACATTAGCGTCCGGAAGTTCATCTTGTGCGGTTGCAAGTGTAATGAAAAAGAAAGATTTAGTAGATGAAAACATCACGATTAAAATGCAGGGGGGTACATTAAAAATAAATGTAGACTCTAATTTTAATATCAGAATGACAGGAGAAGTTAGAGAAATCTGCTCAGGTACTTTAAACGATGAATTGATAGAAGATTTAGATTTATAA
- a CDS encoding DNA-3-methyladenine glycosylase 2 family protein: MQDAIDFLSSKNPVFQEIIAKYGLPQIPKRPQGFETLVLLILEQQVSIDSAKATFLKIKAYKNCTPENMAILSDEEFRNLGVSRQKTKYIKILAEAVLNKELDIESLASKSAQQVREELIKLKGIGNWTIDIYLMFCLQEPDLIPLGDIAVINTIKELFNIHDKLEMEKYAQEWSPYRSYATYLLWHHYLTKRNRKITF, encoded by the coding sequence ATGCAAGACGCCATCGATTTTTTATCTTCCAAAAATCCGGTATTTCAGGAAATTATAGCAAAATACGGATTGCCCCAGATTCCTAAGCGCCCGCAAGGTTTTGAAACGCTCGTTTTATTAATTCTGGAGCAGCAGGTTTCTATAGATTCGGCCAAAGCCACATTTTTAAAAATCAAAGCATATAAAAATTGTACTCCTGAAAACATGGCAATTTTGTCTGATGAGGAATTTAGAAATTTAGGTGTCAGTCGCCAGAAAACAAAATACATTAAAATTTTAGCAGAAGCGGTTTTAAATAAAGAATTAGACATTGAAAGTTTAGCTTCAAAATCAGCTCAGCAGGTTCGGGAAGAATTAATTAAGTTAAAAGGTATTGGAAACTGGACCATCGATATCTACTTAATGTTCTGTCTTCAGGAGCCAGATTTGATTCCACTTGGTGATATCGCAGTGATAAATACAATCAAAGAACTGTTTAATATTCATGATAAACTGGAGATGGAAAAGTATGCGCAAGAGTGGAGTCCATACCGATCTTATGCGACATATCTTCTATGGCATCATTATTTAACCAAACGAAATAGGAAAATAACTTTTTAA
- a CDS encoding inorganic diphosphatase produces MTADKLTTFDVLIEIPRGSRNKYEYDFEIKRMRFDRMLFSSMMYPADYGFIPETLALDGDPLDVLVLVNEPTFPGCVMEVKPIGVFHMADDKGPDEKIICVPVSDPIWNSLNDLSDINPHLVKEIEHFFQVYKDLENKKVDVEGWGDVKEAYAIIAECTKRFDDIENKPAGLFSIK; encoded by the coding sequence ATGACCGCAGACAAACTAACGACTTTCGATGTATTGATCGAAATACCAAGAGGAAGCAGAAATAAATATGAGTACGATTTTGAAATCAAAAGAATGCGTTTCGACAGAATGTTATTCTCTTCAATGATGTACCCGGCAGATTACGGATTTATTCCTGAAACTTTGGCTCTTGACGGTGACCCTCTTGATGTATTGGTTTTAGTAAACGAACCAACTTTCCCTGGATGTGTTATGGAAGTTAAGCCAATCGGAGTTTTCCACATGGCAGATGACAAAGGACCAGACGAGAAAATTATTTGTGTACCAGTTTCAGATCCAATCTGGAATTCATTAAACGATCTTTCTGATATTAACCCACACTTAGTAAAAGAAATCGAGCACTTCTTCCAGGTTTATAAAGATCTTGAAAACAAAAAAGTAGATGTTGAAGGATGGGGAGATGTAAAAGAAGCTTACGCAATTATTGCTGAGTGCACTAAACGTTTTGATGATATTGAAAATAAACCAGCCGGATTATTTAGCATTAAATAA
- a CDS encoding sodium-translocating pyrophosphatase, with amino-acid sequence MNAFMIYLPIVMAVLGLLFMGIKRSWVLKQDAGDGKMKEISDYIYEGALAFLKAEYKLLTIFVIIASLALAGITFIPGVKTHLLIVIAFIFGALFSAYAGNIGMKIATKTNVRTTQAARTSLPQALKVSFGGGTVMGLGVAGLAVLGLTAFFIIFFNLFSDGVWKDTDTMTVVLETLAGFSLGAESIALFARVGGGIYTKAADVGADLVGKVEAGIPEDDPRNPATIADNVGDNVGDVAGMGADLFGSYVATVLAAMVLGNYVIKDMGGSINDAFGGIGPILLPMAIAGFGILFSIIGTTLVKISDDNAKEAQVQKALNIGNWVSIALTAVACFFLVQHMLPETMQMTFFGEGSKAISSMRVFYATLVGLVVGGAISSVTEYYTGLGTKPVLAIVQKSSTGAGTNVIAGLATGMISTFPTVLLFAIAIWISYVLAGFYGVALAASAMMATTAMQLAIDAFGPISDNAGGIAEMSELPKEVRTRTDILDSVGNTTAATGKGFAIASAALTSLALFAAYVTFTGIDGINIFKAPVLAMLFVGGMIPVVFSALAMNSVGKAAMDMVYEVRRQFKEIAGIMEGTGKPEYGKCVEISTKAALREMMLPGVLTIGFPIAIVLLGKLVYSDNNQLIAEMLGGYMAGVTVSGVLWAVFQNNAGGAWDNAKKSFEAGVMINGEMTYKGSDAHKAAVTGDTVGDPFKDTSGPSMNILIKLTCLIGLVIAPILGEGHSSSDIAGKSSCCAKTEMHAGMSKCGDLSGMTKEECIKMCKEKGCSEEETAKCLAHFDANGKYSAANYEQKSVKVEVKNINGKTTGTVTKTENGKTTTEVFEGTEEEVLAKVEAAK; translated from the coding sequence ATGAATGCATTTATGATTTACCTGCCTATAGTTATGGCAGTTTTAGGATTACTTTTCATGGGAATAAAAAGGAGTTGGGTGTTAAAACAAGATGCCGGAGACGGTAAGATGAAAGAGATTTCAGATTACATCTACGAAGGAGCATTAGCCTTCCTCAAAGCAGAATATAAACTTCTAACCATCTTTGTAATTATTGCCAGTTTAGCTTTGGCAGGAATTACATTTATTCCAGGTGTAAAAACACATTTATTAATCGTAATTGCATTTATTTTTGGCGCATTATTTTCAGCTTATGCCGGTAATATAGGTATGAAAATAGCGACCAAAACAAACGTTAGAACTACTCAGGCCGCACGTACCAGTTTACCTCAGGCGTTAAAAGTTTCTTTTGGCGGAGGAACCGTAATGGGATTAGGCGTTGCCGGTTTAGCTGTTTTAGGTTTAACCGCTTTCTTTATAATTTTCTTTAATTTATTTTCTGACGGAGTCTGGAAAGACACTGATACAATGACTGTAGTTCTGGAAACCTTAGCAGGATTTTCACTTGGAGCAGAATCAATTGCATTGTTTGCACGTGTTGGAGGTGGAATATACACAAAAGCTGCCGATGTGGGTGCCGATTTAGTGGGTAAAGTAGAAGCAGGAATTCCGGAAGATGATCCTCGTAACCCAGCCACAATTGCTGATAACGTTGGTGATAACGTGGGTGACGTTGCCGGAATGGGAGCCGATTTATTCGGATCTTACGTAGCAACCGTTTTAGCGGCAATGGTTCTTGGGAACTATGTGATTAAAGATATGGGTGGAAGTATCAATGATGCTTTTGGCGGAATTGGTCCAATTTTACTTCCAATGGCAATTGCCGGTTTCGGAATTTTATTTTCTATCATCGGAACAACTTTAGTCAAAATATCAGATGATAATGCAAAAGAAGCACAAGTACAAAAAGCATTAAATATAGGAAACTGGGTCTCAATTGCCTTAACAGCTGTAGCCTGTTTCTTTTTAGTGCAGCACATGCTTCCGGAAACGATGCAGATGACTTTCTTTGGAGAAGGATCAAAAGCCATTTCATCGATGCGTGTTTTTTATGCGACATTAGTCGGATTAGTTGTAGGTGGAGCTATTTCATCCGTAACAGAATATTATACAGGATTAGGAACAAAACCAGTTTTGGCCATTGTTCAAAAATCATCCACAGGAGCAGGAACAAACGTTATTGCAGGTTTGGCAACAGGAATGATTTCTACATTTCCAACTGTTTTATTGTTTGCCATCGCAATCTGGATTTCGTATGTTTTAGCAGGATTTTATGGAGTTGCTTTGGCAGCTTCGGCAATGATGGCAACAACAGCAATGCAATTGGCAATTGATGCTTTTGGACCAATTTCTGATAATGCAGGAGGAATCGCCGAAATGAGCGAATTACCAAAAGAAGTTCGTACCAGAACCGATATTTTAGATTCAGTAGGAAACACAACTGCAGCAACTGGAAAAGGATTTGCAATCGCATCTGCAGCATTAACTTCATTAGCGTTATTTGCAGCGTATGTAACGTTTACCGGAATTGACGGAATCAATATTTTTAAAGCGCCTGTTTTAGCTATGTTATTTGTCGGCGGAATGATTCCGGTAGTTTTCTCAGCGTTAGCGATGAATTCTGTAGGAAAAGCAGCAATGGATATGGTTTATGAAGTACGTCGTCAGTTTAAAGAAATTGCCGGAATTATGGAAGGAACTGGAAAACCGGAATACGGAAAATGTGTTGAAATTTCGACAAAAGCTGCTTTAAGAGAAATGATGCTTCCGGGAGTTTTAACGATTGGTTTTCCAATTGCAATTGTACTTTTAGGAAAATTAGTTTACTCAGATAATAATCAGTTAATTGCTGAAATGTTAGGTGGATATATGGCTGGAGTAACCGTTTCCGGAGTTCTTTGGGCAGTTTTCCAAAACAATGCCGGAGGAGCGTGGGACAATGCTAAAAAATCTTTTGAAGCTGGAGTTATGATCAACGGAGAAATGACATATAAAGGTTCTGATGCGCATAAAGCCGCAGTAACCGGAGATACAGTTGGAGATCCGTTTAAAGATACTTCAGGACCTTCAATGAACATCTTAATTAAGTTAACTTGCTTGATAGGATTGGTAATTGCACCAATTTTAGGTGAAGGACATTCTTCATCAGATATCGCAGGAAAATCTTCTTGCTGTGCAAAAACAGAAATGCATGCTGGAATGTCTAAATGCGGAGACTTGTCTGGAATGACAAAAGAAGAATGTATTAAAATGTGTAAAGAAAAAGGCTGTTCTGAAGAAGAAACCGCAAAATGTCTAGCTCATTTTGATGCAAACGGAAAATATTCTGCTGCAAATTATGAGCAAAAATCGGTTAAAGTTGAAGTTAAAAACATAAACGGAAAAACTACCGGAACTGTTACCAAAACAGAAAACGGCAAAACCACAACAGAAGTTTTTGAAGGAACAGAAGAAGAAGTTCTGGCAAAAGTTGAAGCTGCGAAATAA
- a CDS encoding deoxynucleoside kinase: MHIAIAGNIGAGKTTLTKLLAKHFKWEPHYEDVVDNPYLDDFYHQMERWSFNLQIYFLNSRFRQVLQIRESGKKIIQDRTIYEDAHIFAPNLYAMGLMTSRDFENYTSLFELMESLVKAPDLLIYLRSSIPNLVGQIHKRGREYENSISIDYLSRLNERYEAWIQTYTKGRLLIIDVDNINFVDNPEDLGDIINRIDAELNGLF; the protein is encoded by the coding sequence ATGCACATAGCGATAGCAGGAAATATAGGCGCAGGAAAAACTACATTAACCAAATTATTAGCCAAACATTTTAAATGGGAACCTCATTATGAAGATGTGGTTGATAATCCGTATTTAGATGATTTTTACCACCAAATGGAGCGCTGGTCGTTTAATTTACAGATTTATTTCCTAAACAGTCGTTTCCGTCAGGTTTTACAGATTCGTGAAAGCGGAAAAAAAATCATTCAGGACAGAACAATTTATGAGGATGCTCATATTTTTGCTCCCAATTTATATGCAATGGGATTGATGACAAGCCGTGATTTTGAAAATTATACGTCTTTATTCGAATTAATGGAATCTTTGGTAAAAGCGCCGGATTTATTGATTTATTTGAGAAGTTCAATTCCAAATCTTGTTGGACAAATCCACAAACGCGGTCGTGAGTATGAAAACTCAATTTCTATCGATTATTTAAGCCGTTTGAACGAAAGATATGAAGCCTGGATTCAGACTTACACGAAAGGAAGATTACTTATTATTGATGTTGACAATATCAATTTTGTTGACAATCCTGAAGATTTAGGAGATATCATTAATAGAATTGATGCTGAGTTGAACGGGTTGTTTTAG
- a CDS encoding GLPGLI family protein — translation MKKLTYLFLVLAFSQVQAQKDFQGMAVYESKTQAPKFEGMRAGNRDITPEMQKTIEERMKNMLEKTFILNFDKTASIYKEEEKLETPGQQGGGMRMMMNSFMGGGGTFYKDVKSKTYTVDKEFMGKEFLVVDSLPKLNWKLEQETKLIGGYNCFKATAVKEASKTDFRNFRPKNNDEKKDEAKKTSGDVKTNFEDNFEIPKEIVVTAWYTPEIPVNQGPESYWGLPGLILEINDGKTVILCSKIVLNSKEKVEIKPSKKGKVISQKDYDTTVIKKMEEFREMNRGRAGGPPPMGR, via the coding sequence ATGAAAAAACTAACATATTTATTTTTAGTACTTGCTTTTAGTCAGGTACAGGCGCAAAAAGATTTTCAGGGAATGGCCGTTTACGAGTCAAAAACCCAGGCTCCAAAATTTGAAGGAATGAGAGCCGGAAACCGCGACATAACGCCAGAGATGCAAAAAACTATAGAAGAGCGAATGAAAAACATGCTCGAGAAAACTTTTATATTAAATTTTGATAAAACGGCTTCTATTTATAAAGAAGAAGAAAAACTGGAAACTCCCGGACAGCAAGGCGGCGGAATGCGAATGATGATGAACTCTTTTATGGGCGGCGGCGGCACTTTTTATAAAGATGTAAAAAGCAAAACCTACACAGTTGATAAAGAATTTATGGGGAAAGAATTTCTGGTTGTTGATTCTCTGCCAAAATTAAACTGGAAACTTGAACAGGAAACCAAACTAATTGGCGGTTATAATTGTTTTAAGGCAACAGCCGTAAAAGAAGCGAGTAAAACCGATTTTAGAAATTTCAGACCAAAAAATAACGACGAAAAAAAGGATGAAGCCAAAAAGACTTCCGGAGATGTTAAAACAAATTTTGAAGATAACTTCGAGATACCAAAAGAAATTGTCGTAACGGCTTGGTATACGCCTGAAATTCCGGTAAATCAGGGGCCGGAAAGTTATTGGGGACTTCCTGGTTTGATTTTAGAAATCAACGACGGAAAAACAGTTATTTTATGCTCGAAAATTGTTTTAAATTCTAAAGAAAAAGTTGAGATAAAACCATCTAAAAAAGGCAAAGTAATTTCGCAGAAAGATTACGATACTACAGTAATTAAAAAAATGGAAGAATTTAGAGAAATGAACCGTGGAAGAGCTGGAGGTCCGCCGCCAATGGGGAGATAA